One genomic region from Capra hircus breed San Clemente chromosome 6, ASM170441v1, whole genome shotgun sequence encodes:
- the NAP1L5 gene encoding nucleosome assembly protein 1-like 5, producing MRSQSRARRGKGRGRATSPSRPTSAPLAACRSRRIAVVQLGCRSLWEPPRPLRCSSNMADSQNQRSAERSQAAAAAAAAADAAAAAEEVMAEGGAQGGDSDSASGDSDGAVGQMAEEPQTPAENAPKPRNDFIESLPNSVKCRVLALKKLQKRCDKIEAKFDKEFQALEKKYNDIYKPLLAKIQELTGEMEGCAWTLEGDEEDDDDDEYEDEEEGEEEDEEEEEPAAEAAATVAAKDEGPYSAVPDDAKK from the coding sequence ATGCGGAGCCAGTCAAGGGCCCGCAGGGGGAAAGGGCGGGGCCGCGCGACGTCACCGTCGCGGCCGACGTCAGCGCCTCTTGCCGCTTGCCGCAGCCGCAGGATCGCTGTGGTGCAGCTCGGGTGCAGGTCTCTGTGGGAGCCACCTAGACCTCTGCGCTGCTCCTCGAACATGGCTGACTCGCAGAACCAGCGCTCTGCGGAGCGGAGCCaggcagcggcggcagcagcagcagcagcggacgCGGCTGCGGCAGCGGAGGAGGTAATGGCGGAAGGCGGTGCGCAGGGGGGAGATTCTGACAGCGCGTCCGGCGACTCCGACGGTGCGGTCGGTCAGATGGCTGAGGAGCCCCAGACCCCTGCAGAGAATGCACCAAAGCCTAGAAATGACTTTATCGAGAGCCTGCCTAACTCGGTGAAATGCCGAGTCCTGGCTCTCAAAAAGCTGCAGAAGCGATGCGATAAGATAGAAGCCAAATTTGACAAGGAATTCCAGGCTCTGGAGAAAAAGTATAACGATATCTATAAGCCCTTACTTGCTAAGATCCAAGAGCTCACCGGTGAGATGGAGGGGTGTGCATGGACCTTAGAGGGTGATGAggaggatgatgatgatgacgagtacgaggatgaggaggagggagaggaggaggacgaggaggaagaAGAGCCTGCAGCAGAGGCTGCCGCGACCGTTGCCGCCAAAGATGAGGGTCCCTACTCTGCAGTGCCTGATGACGCCAAGAAATAA